From Triticum urartu cultivar G1812 chromosome 2, Tu2.1, whole genome shotgun sequence, a single genomic window includes:
- the LOC125535553 gene encoding anamorsin homolog 1-like: MASTAVAALTVTDELALPLRAVGDLAAAARVSREEVVVITQCTSLGGWRYGGCVRRRPQVLRPSSTRGCCLTITAKMCNVGLTIEVH, translated from the exons ATGGCGTCCACGGCCGTGGCGGCGCTCACGGTGACGGACGAGCTGGCCCTGCCGCTCCGCGCGGTGGGGGACCTGGCGGCGGCCGCCCGCGTCTCGCGGGAGGAGGTCGTCGTCATCACGCAGTGCACCTCGCTCG GGGGCTGGCGTTATGGAGGCTGTGTACGGCGACGACCACAAGTTCTCCG GCCTTCGAGTACAAGAGGCTGCTGCTTGACTATAACAGCGAAAATGTGCAATGTTGGATTAACGATTGAAGTGCATTAG